The Bacillus spongiae nucleotide sequence CAAAAATCACAAAGTGTGATGCTGGTGCCAAGTGGTTACTTGATCCAAATAAAATATATGAGATGGTAGCTGCGGTTGTAGATGCGGTGGATAAACCTGTTACTGTAAAAATGCGTATGGGGTGGGACGAAGAGCATATTTTTGCTATTCAAAACGCTCAAGCAATAGAAAGAGCGGGTGGCCAAGCGGTATCATTGCATGGTCGGACTCGTGTGCAAATGTATGAAGGTCAAGCGAATTGGGATATTATTCGTCAAGTGAAACAATCCGTTAACATACCTGTTATCGGGAACGGTGATGTACAAACACCTCAAGATGCTGAGCGGATGTTGCAAGAAACAGGTTGCGATGGAGTCATGATTGGTAGAGCAGCTCTAGGGAACCCGTGGATGATTTATCGTACAGTTCAATACCTTGAGACTGGTGAGTTAATTGGTGAACCTTCTGTTCGAGAAAAAATTGATGTTTGCACACTCCATTTAGACCGACTAATCGATTTGAAAAATGAGAACGTTGCTGTTCGTGAGATGCGAAAACACGCAGCGTGGTATTTAAAAGGAATTAGAGGGAATGCAAAAGCGCGTAATGCTATAAATGAGTGTACAAAACGGAGTGAATTAGTAGGTGTGCTTCAGGCGCTTGTTGAAGAAGTAGAAGCGAAAGAAAACGCTATAAAAGTAGGATAATGAAAACTGCCAGTGAGAATACTGGCAGTTTTTCATTTATCTATGTATAAAAAGGTGTGTCTTGCGTTTGAATTGTGTACAATAGTAGAGTATAAAATGACTTTAATCTTAAAAGAGATAAAAAATGTATTGGAGTGAAAATAGATGAGTCATGAAGAATTAAATGACCAATTGCTTGTTCGTCGCGAAAAAATGGACTCGCTTCGAGCAAAAGGAATGGACCCATTTGGGAAACGCTTTGAACGAACGCACATTGCAGAAGAAATTAAAGAAGAATACGATGCGTTCTCAAAGGAAGAACTTGAAGAGAAAAAAGCAGAGGTTACCATTGCTGGACGTATTATGACGAAACGTGGGAAAGGAAAAGCAGGCTTTGCCCATATGCAAGATATTTCCGGACAAATTCAGTTATATGTTCGTAAAGATACAGTTGGAGAAGAGCAATATGAAACGTTTACGATGGCGGACCTTGGAGATATTGTTGGTGTAACCGGAGTGGTTTTTAAAACGAAAGTAGGAGAACTTTCAATAAAAGCTACCAGCTTTGAGCTATTAAGTAAATCTCTTCGCCCTCTTCCGGAGAAATATCATGGTTTAAAAGATGTAGAACAACGATATCGACAACGTTATCTTGATTTAATTATGAATCAAGAAAGCAAGGAAACGTTTATTACAAGAAGTCGTATCAT carries:
- the dusB gene encoding tRNA dihydrouridine synthase DusB — its product is MLKIGDIQMKNQVVLAPMAGVCNSAFRLTVKEFGAGLVCAEMVSDKGIIFQNEKTMNMLYIDEREKPLSLQIFGGEKETLVEAAKFVDKNSNADIIDINMGCPVPKITKCDAGAKWLLDPNKIYEMVAAVVDAVDKPVTVKMRMGWDEEHIFAIQNAQAIERAGGQAVSLHGRTRVQMYEGQANWDIIRQVKQSVNIPVIGNGDVQTPQDAERMLQETGCDGVMIGRAALGNPWMIYRTVQYLETGELIGEPSVREKIDVCTLHLDRLIDLKNENVAVREMRKHAAWYLKGIRGNAKARNAINECTKRSELVGVLQALVEEVEAKENAIKVG